A part of Actinoallomurus bryophytorum genomic DNA contains:
- a CDS encoding zinc-dependent alcohol dehydrogenase — MRAVTLVSPATVAVVNDWPEPSCGPREVIVAVHGVGLCGSDLAVVSGRRSVPALPWVLGHEAFGVILAVGGDVADRRPGQRVVVEPNYPCLVCGPCRAGATAGCEARRAAGISEHGLLAERVAVPARFTWPVPDSWDEADVVCVEPLTVAVGAVQASGLRNGDACLVVGAGAQGLLVCLAVLQAGGVPYVIEPHEGRRALALRIGARSAEPRKPGTTFPVVIETSGVPEAFEDAVDLVSDGGRLIAVGLSSRPARLSTFTLVQRRLTVRGCLIYDHPGGFAHTIAMLGSHDLRPGRVLRERYELAEAPEAFAQASRVPGKSWISLPRTEEMAS; from the coding sequence GTGAGGGCCGTCACCCTGGTGTCCCCGGCGACCGTGGCGGTCGTGAACGACTGGCCGGAGCCCTCGTGCGGGCCGCGGGAGGTCATCGTCGCGGTCCACGGCGTGGGCCTGTGCGGGTCCGACCTCGCCGTGGTGTCCGGCCGCCGCTCCGTACCCGCCCTGCCCTGGGTGCTCGGCCACGAGGCGTTCGGCGTGATCCTCGCGGTCGGCGGCGACGTCGCCGACCGGCGTCCCGGTCAGCGCGTGGTGGTGGAGCCGAACTACCCCTGCCTGGTCTGCGGGCCGTGCCGCGCCGGCGCCACGGCGGGCTGTGAGGCACGTCGCGCCGCCGGCATCTCCGAACACGGCCTGCTGGCCGAACGCGTCGCGGTCCCGGCGCGGTTCACCTGGCCCGTCCCCGACTCATGGGACGAGGCCGACGTGGTCTGCGTCGAACCGCTGACCGTCGCCGTGGGAGCCGTCCAGGCGAGCGGCCTGCGGAACGGGGACGCGTGCCTGGTCGTCGGCGCCGGGGCCCAGGGCCTGCTCGTGTGCCTGGCGGTCCTGCAGGCCGGCGGCGTGCCGTACGTGATCGAGCCCCATGAGGGCCGCAGGGCGCTCGCCCTGCGGATCGGCGCGCGGAGCGCCGAGCCGCGTAAGCCGGGCACGACGTTCCCCGTCGTGATCGAGACCTCGGGAGTCCCCGAGGCGTTCGAGGACGCGGTGGACCTCGTCTCCGACGGTGGCCGTCTCATCGCGGTGGGCCTGAGCAGCCGGCCCGCACGCCTGTCCACGTTCACCCTCGTGCAGCGCAGGCTGACCGTACGCGGCTGCCTCATCTACGACCACCCGGGGGGGTTCGCCCACACGATCGCCATGCTCGGCAGCCACGACCTGCGGCCCGGCCGGGTGCTACGCGAGCGGTACGAGCTCGCCGAGGCGCCCGAGGCGTTCGCCCAGGCCTCCCGCGTTCCCGGCAAATCCTGGATCAGCCTGCCCCGTACCGAGGAGATGGCCTCATGA